The Polypterus senegalus isolate Bchr_013 chromosome 1, ASM1683550v1, whole genome shotgun sequence genome includes a window with the following:
- the LOC120543234 gene encoding interferon-induced protein with tetratricopeptide repeats 5-like: protein MQLECYFTWGLEKEAVDLKSLVQRLLDSIQQPIEKVRTFNFLAYVKYLQGCNDDALAYLKQAEDYAKKDHEDEFEKWVLVTYGNYAWLYYHMGDISKAQDFLSQIEDICKNIPSTSHYSAPLSIVDGEKGWCYLRFAWKCYKESMVYFQKALDQEPDYLEWNKGYAMALYCTESFDTISMEESLAFKQLKHAMELNPEDARIVVLLCLKLIYLKQRDEGILLFCTIRLASATGIKYSNCNHGEEDLVSR, encoded by the coding sequence ATGCAGTTAGAATGTTACTTCACATGGGGCTTGGAAAAAGAGGCTGTAGATCTCAAATCTCTGGTTCAACGATTGTTAGATTCTATACAACAGCCTATTGAGAAAGTAAGAACTTTCAATTTTTTGGCTTATGTGAAGTATTTGCAGGGATGTAATGACGATGCACTTGCTTATCTTAAACAAGCAGAAGATTATGCAAAGAAAGACCATGAAGATGAATTTGAAAAATGGGTGTTGGTTACGTATGGCAACTATGCCTGGCTATATTACCACATGGGAGACATCAGTAAGGCTCAAGACTTCTTATCACAGATCGAAGACATCTGCAAGAATATCCCATCCACTTCTCACTATTCTGCTCCACTTTCCATCGTGGATGGAGAGAAAGGATGGTGTTACTTAAGATTTGCATGGAAATGCTATAAAGAATCAATGGTTTATTTTCAGAAAGCTCTCGATCAAGAGCCAGATTACCTAGAATGGAACAAAGGCTATGCAATGGCACTGTATTGTACTGAGTCCTTTGACACAATTTCAATGGAAGAATCACTTGCCTTTAAACAACTAAAGCATGCCATGGAGTTGAATCCAGAAGATGCTCGTATTGTGGTCCTCCTttgtttaaagcttatatattTGAAGCAGCGTGATGAAGGAATTCTGCTTTTCTGCACCATCAGATTGGCCTCTGCTACAGGAATCAAATATTCAAATTGCAACCATGGCGAAGAAGATCTTGTATCGAGATGA